In Aulosira sp. FACHB-615, the following are encoded in one genomic region:
- a CDS encoding phosphatidylglycerol lysyltransferase domain-containing protein encodes MNKNLKNKIGIWSVGFLTGLVGVVNVLSAVTPTLYGRNHWLKDFLPFEIRVTGHVFAALTGFILLTLATNLLRRKRVAWLLTIGLLVISILSHLIKGLDYEESILSGILLTQLILMRHVFTAQSDRPSIARGVRVLMGALLFTLAYGTIGFYLLDGKFTENFSWKNALLQTLAMFFTEDNWGLQPKTRFGEFFADSIYIIAASTITFAVVMLLQPVFLQNPATLIEQQKAKKIVEDYGCSSLAAITLLSDKSYFFSPSGKSVIAYVPKGRGAIALGDPIGPIEERQEVIVSFQQFCQRNDWYPAFYQTSPDDLDLYISLGFRILKIGEEAIVDLKNFTLQGKAGKNFRPSINRLTKLGYQVSFYQPPINHDLLHQLKSVSDEWLKMAQGSEKRFSLGWFDEAYLRNCEIAVVHTPDGGIAAFTNILPEYQLNEITIDMMRHRASMENGMMDFLFTSLLQHFQEKGYDSFNFGLSALAGVGENSTSRRLEKVLRYLYEHLNGFYNFQGLHAYKDKFRPNWEPRYLVYPSLTALPDVVVALIRADSGDRLLDYFKPGA; translated from the coding sequence ATGAATAAAAACTTAAAAAATAAGATTGGAATTTGGAGTGTCGGTTTCTTAACAGGGTTAGTCGGCGTAGTCAATGTTTTGTCCGCAGTTACACCCACCTTGTATGGTCGTAATCATTGGTTAAAAGATTTTTTACCCTTTGAAATTCGGGTAACTGGTCATGTATTTGCTGCCTTAACAGGGTTTATATTATTGACTTTGGCAACTAATTTATTACGCCGTAAGCGAGTTGCTTGGCTATTAACTATTGGATTACTAGTTATTTCGATTCTGAGCCATTTAATTAAAGGATTAGATTACGAAGAAAGTATATTATCAGGAATTTTGCTAACACAATTGATTTTGATGCGCCATGTGTTTACAGCCCAATCAGACCGACCTTCTATTGCTAGGGGTGTGCGAGTCTTAATGGGAGCGTTGCTGTTTACCTTAGCTTACGGCACAATCGGATTTTATTTATTAGATGGCAAGTTTACAGAAAATTTTAGTTGGAAGAATGCCCTACTTCAGACTTTAGCAATGTTTTTTACTGAGGATAATTGGGGCTTACAACCAAAAACTAGATTTGGGGAATTCTTTGCTGATTCTATTTATATTATTGCTGCCAGTACAATTACATTTGCTGTGGTGATGTTGTTACAGCCTGTATTTTTACAGAATCCAGCAACTTTAATTGAGCAGCAAAAAGCCAAAAAAATAGTAGAAGATTATGGATGTTCTTCTTTAGCGGCAATTACACTTTTAAGCGATAAAAGTTATTTTTTTAGTCCTTCTGGTAAAAGTGTAATTGCTTATGTACCAAAAGGGCGGGGTGCGATCGCTCTCGGAGATCCCATCGGCCCCATTGAAGAGCGTCAAGAGGTAATTGTCAGCTTTCAGCAGTTTTGTCAGCGCAATGACTGGTATCCCGCTTTTTATCAAACCTCGCCCGATGACCTTGATTTATATATCTCCCTGGGATTTAGAATACTGAAGATTGGCGAAGAAGCGATCGTTGACCTAAAAAACTTTACCCTCCAAGGGAAAGCCGGAAAGAACTTTCGCCCATCAATTAATCGTTTAACTAAACTCGGCTATCAAGTGAGTTTTTATCAACCACCAATCAATCATGACTTATTACATCAACTGAAATCAGTCAGCGATGAATGGTTAAAGATGGCGCAAGGTTCCGAAAAACGCTTTTCTTTAGGATGGTTTGATGAAGCTTATCTGCGAAATTGCGAAATTGCGGTTGTGCATACACCTGATGGTGGAATTGCAGCGTTTACCAACATTTTGCCAGAGTATCAGCTAAATGAAATTACCATTGATATGATGCGGCATCGTGCCTCAATGGAAAATGGAATGATGGATTTTCTGTTTACTTCTCTGCTTCAGCACTTTCAAGAAAAAGGCTACGACAGCTTTAATTTTGGCCTTTCCGCCTTAGCTGGAGTCGGGGAAAATTCCACGTCACGCCGTTTAGAAAAAGTGCTGCGTTATCTTTACGAACACTTGAACGGCTTTTATAACTTCCAAGGCTTACACGCCTACAAAGACAAGTTTCGTCCTAATTGGGAACCCCGTTATTTGGTTTACCCAAGTTTGACAGCCTTACCTGATGTAGTTGTAGCATTAATTCGCGCAGATTCAGGCGATCGCCTCCTCGATTATTTCAAACCAGGAGCGTAG
- a CDS encoding serine/threonine-protein kinase — translation MSHYMIGKVLQSRYQIVESLGAGVFGQTYTAIDIEYPENPKYVVKQLKTHNCQTSYLETLRLHFLTETETLKRLGSHCQIPELIACFEEHERLYLVQEFVEGHDLTAELPINQMWGCLWGESEVVEFLEDVLQILEFVHSQGVIHCDIKPENLIRRCIDGKLVLIDFGSIQSVKFSLDTELPIDWIPVTSLGYIPPEQFIGQTRPNSDIYALGMIAIQALTGLEPLQFKVDPQTNEIIWRLPDTQVSDYLAVILSQMIRYDFQERFQSAGEVLRILKQMRHETQLSQVLPISEHEPSELVRANDETQQNFTINNLAPLMTGMKIGLAANSLLMGFGVYSLVNNSPAYSENETLYKATENYQAGDLQGAIALAKSIPSYSNVYPEVQATIEVWQQQWLQAAEQYLLAEQALNEGRWSDVFKTANLVPDILYWQSKTQLLVQKARVNLESQSQSLLAKAYAKAEARDFSSALEYLRQIPQESSAGAIVQRKLTEYNHKRQIRAAYFLQNAYKKAAFGDFDSAVKFLRQIPKNTKVYAQAQAKLQEYTQKQRWQTRTQELAFDVDSPKKNTTKLINSHFDYQLQEVNIR, via the coding sequence ATGAGCCACTACATGATCGGTAAAGTACTACAATCACGGTACCAAATCGTTGAAAGTCTGGGTGCAGGGGTGTTTGGACAGACATATACTGCTATTGACATTGAATACCCAGAAAACCCTAAATATGTCGTGAAGCAGTTGAAAACTCACAATTGCCAAACCAGCTATTTAGAAACTTTAAGGTTACATTTCCTGACGGAAACAGAAACTCTCAAGCGTCTGGGTAGCCATTGCCAAATTCCAGAACTCATCGCCTGCTTTGAAGAACATGAGCGACTGTATTTGGTACAGGAGTTTGTGGAAGGACATGATTTAACAGCCGAACTACCCATCAATCAAATGTGGGGATGTTTGTGGGGTGAAAGTGAAGTTGTGGAATTTTTAGAGGATGTTTTGCAAATTTTAGAATTTGTTCATTCTCAAGGCGTGATTCATTGTGATATTAAACCAGAAAATTTAATTAGACGCTGTATTGATGGCAAACTGGTTTTAATTGACTTTGGTTCTATCCAGTCGGTGAAGTTTTCTTTAGATACAGAATTGCCTATTGATTGGATTCCTGTAACATCTTTGGGTTACATTCCACCAGAGCAATTTATTGGTCAAACAAGACCTAATAGTGATATTTATGCTTTGGGGATGATTGCTATTCAGGCGCTGACAGGTTTAGAACCGTTACAGTTTAAAGTTGATCCCCAAACGAATGAGATTATTTGGCGTTTACCAGATACTCAGGTGAGTGATTATTTAGCTGTTATTCTCAGCCAAATGATCCGCTATGATTTTCAAGAACGCTTTCAGTCGGCGGGTGAGGTATTGCGTATCCTCAAACAAATGCGCCATGAAACTCAGCTATCTCAAGTTTTACCAATATCAGAGCATGAACCGTCAGAACTGGTAAGGGCGAATGATGAGACACAGCAAAATTTCACCATTAATAATTTAGCGCCCCTGATGACAGGGATGAAAATTGGACTAGCGGCTAATTCTTTGTTGATGGGGTTTGGTGTTTATTCTTTAGTGAATAATTCGCCTGCATATTCAGAAAACGAAACTTTATATAAAGCGACGGAAAACTATCAAGCTGGAGATTTACAAGGTGCGATCGCTCTGGCTAAGTCCATTCCATCTTATAGTAATGTTTATCCTGAAGTACAAGCGACTATTGAAGTTTGGCAACAACAATGGCTGCAAGCGGCGGAACAATATTTATTAGCCGAACAAGCTTTGAACGAGGGTAGATGGTCTGATGTTTTTAAAACAGCTAATCTCGTTCCTGATATTTTATATTGGCAATCCAAAACACAACTACTCGTACAAAAAGCCAGAGTCAATCTCGAAAGCCAAAGCCAAAGTTTACTAGCGAAAGCTTATGCAAAGGCGGAAGCGCGAGATTTTTCCAGCGCCTTAGAATATCTGCGCCAAATTCCCCAAGAAAGTTCGGCTGGGGCGATCGTGCAGAGAAAATTAACCGAGTATAATCACAAACGACAGATTAGAGCCGCTTACTTTTTACAAAATGCTTATAAAAAAGCAGCTTTTGGCGACTTTGATAGTGCAGTTAAGTTTCTGCGCCAAATTCCCAAAAACACAAAAGTATATGCTCAAGCTCAAGCTAAATTGCAAGAATACACTCAAAAGCAACGTTGGCAAACTCGCACTCAAGAATTAGCATTTGATGTAGATTCACCTAAAAAAAATACCACTAAACTGATCAATTCTCATTTCGACTATCAACTACAAGAAGTAAATATTCGCTAG